From a region of the Hypanus sabinus isolate sHypSab1 chromosome 2, sHypSab1.hap1, whole genome shotgun sequence genome:
- the serp1 gene encoding stress-associated endoplasmic reticulum protein 1 isoform X2 — protein MVAKQRIRMANEKHSKNITQRGNVPKSSKSTPDEKSSVGPWLLALFIFVVCGSDVDVGISMRASYTAMML, from the exons ATGGTGGCTAAACAGAGGATCCGCATGGCAAATGAGAAGCACAGTAAAAACATCACACAGCGAGGGAATGTTCCTAAAAGTTCA AAATCAACACCAGATGAAAAATCATCAGTTGGTCCCTGGCTATTGGCACTTTTCATTTTTGTTGTTTGTGGATCAG atgtggATGTTGGAATTTCAATGAGAGCTAGTTACACAGCGATGATGCTGTAG
- the serp1 gene encoding stress-associated endoplasmic reticulum protein 1 isoform X3, with the protein MVAKQRIRMANEKHSKNITQRGNVPKSSKSTPDEKSSVGPWLLALFIFVVCGSAIFQIIQSIRMGM; encoded by the exons ATGGTGGCTAAACAGAGGATCCGCATGGCAAATGAGAAGCACAGTAAAAACATCACACAGCGAGGGAATGTTCCTAAAAGTTCA AAATCAACACCAGATGAAAAATCATCAGTTGGTCCCTGGCTATTGGCACTTTTCATTTTTGTTGTTTGTGGATCAG CTATCTTCCAGATTATCCAGAGTATCCGAATGGGCATGTGA
- the serp1 gene encoding stress-associated endoplasmic reticulum protein 1 isoform X1 has protein sequence MRSTVKTSHSEGMFLKVQESRTEGTGYNSRHQQTSRNQHQMKNHQLVPGYWHFSFLLFVDQLSSRLSRVSEWACEMDKIKLLYLLSVLLLIPAVSLTIPTHLSSKQWILQDYLSVIAFEKQFHGVAKSPVHSFMSPEGKGTVKAIQQFDFVF, from the exons ATGAGAAGCACAGTAAAAACATCACACAGCGAGGGAATGTTCCTAAAAGTTCA AGAAAGCCGCACCGAGGGCACAGGATACAATAGCCGACACCAGCAGACTTCCAG AAATCAACACCAGATGAAAAATCATCAGTTGGTCCCTGGCTATTGGCACTTTTCATTTTTGTTGTTTGTGGATCAG CTATCTTCCAGATTATCCAGAGTATCCGAATGGGCATGTGAGATGGACAAAATTAAACTTCTGTACCTTCTAAGTGTCTTGCTGTTAATTCCAGCTGTGAGTCTGACCATTCCAACCCATCTGTCTTCTAAACAATGGATTTTACAGGATTATCTTTCTGTAATTGCTTTTGAGAAACAATTCCATGGTGTTGCTAAAAGTCCAGTTCATTCCTTCATGTCTCCTGAAGGCAAGGGTACAGTAAAAGCCATCCAGCAAtttgattttgtattttaa